A DNA window from Micromonospora inyonensis contains the following coding sequences:
- a CDS encoding GntR family transcriptional regulator: MTTKLSQIRTVLRSRVADMKAHTALPRERDLAEELGVSRTTLRQALRELTTDGLIYTIRGQGTFVSDTRIAKGTSLSGFTEDMRARGLTPSSKMLDADAVVARDALANELGLPEGSLLYRVERLRMADGAPMCLEEVHLPADLFPGLLVENLDGPLYETMRDRYNVQVVVAQQMIAAVVPTPRQCELLEIPPVAALLEVRRIGFDGRGRAVELAVSYYRGDRYHFALTARRGDDG; encoded by the coding sequence ATGACCACCAAACTGAGCCAGATCCGGACCGTGCTGCGCAGCCGGGTGGCGGACATGAAGGCCCACACCGCCCTGCCCCGGGAGCGGGACCTCGCCGAGGAACTCGGCGTCAGCCGGACCACGCTGCGACAGGCGCTGCGGGAACTCACCACCGACGGTCTGATCTACACGATCCGGGGCCAGGGCACCTTCGTCTCCGACACCCGCATCGCCAAGGGCACCAGCCTGAGCGGGTTCACCGAGGACATGCGGGCCCGGGGACTGACCCCGAGCAGCAAGATGCTCGACGCCGACGCGGTGGTTGCCCGGGACGCCCTCGCCAACGAGCTCGGCCTGCCGGAGGGCTCACTGCTCTACCGGGTCGAGCGGCTGCGGATGGCCGACGGCGCGCCGATGTGCCTGGAGGAGGTGCACCTGCCGGCGGACCTCTTCCCCGGCCTGCTGGTGGAGAACCTCGACGGCCCGCTCTACGAGACCATGCGCGACCGCTATAACGTCCAGGTCGTCGTCGCCCAGCAGATGATCGCCGCGGTGGTGCCCACCCCGCGCCAGTGCGAGCTGCTGGAGATCCCGCCGGTGGCCGCGTTGCTGGAGGTGCGGCGGATCGGGTTCGACGGGCGGGGGAGAGCGGTCGAGTTGGCGGTGTCGTACTACCGCGGCGACCGTTACCACTTCGCGCTGACCGCCCGGCGCGGGGACGACGGCTGA
- a CDS encoding N-acetylmannosamine-6-phosphate 2-epimerase has protein sequence MNVAEAIRGRLVVSCQAQDPRSPFLDTAHMMAMASAAVLGGAAGLRGQGVAHVRGMVALGVPVVGLVKRKVPGSPVYITPGRADVVALTGAGAQIVAADATGRPRAGGESLADLIAATHAGGALFMADVDSVDAALAAVDAGADLVGTTLAGYTGATVPDGPDVDLVAALSRRCPVPVIAEGRYRTPAQVAAAFDEGAWAVVVGTAISDPVDTTRRFVSACPHAPVESR, from the coding sequence ATGAACGTGGCCGAGGCCATCCGGGGACGGTTGGTCGTCTCGTGCCAGGCGCAGGACCCCCGGAGCCCGTTCCTGGACACCGCGCACATGATGGCGATGGCGAGCGCGGCGGTTCTCGGCGGCGCGGCCGGGCTGCGCGGTCAGGGGGTGGCGCACGTGCGGGGAATGGTCGCCCTCGGGGTGCCGGTCGTCGGGCTGGTCAAGCGGAAGGTCCCGGGCAGCCCGGTCTACATCACCCCGGGCCGGGCGGACGTGGTCGCGTTGACCGGGGCCGGCGCGCAGATCGTGGCCGCCGACGCCACCGGCCGGCCCCGGGCCGGTGGGGAGAGCCTTGCCGACCTGATCGCCGCCACCCACGCCGGTGGGGCGCTGTTCATGGCCGACGTGGACAGTGTGGACGCCGCCCTCGCCGCGGTCGACGCGGGAGCCGACCTCGTCGGGACCACCCTCGCCGGCTACACCGGCGCGACGGTCCCGGACGGTCCGGACGTCGACCTGGTCGCCGCGCTCAGCCGGCGGTGTCCGGTTCCGGTGATCGCCGAGGGACGGTACCGTACCCCTGCCCAGGTCGCGGCCGCCTTCGACGAGGGCGCGTGGGCCGTGGTCGTCGGCACCGCCATCTCCGACCCGGTGGACACCACCCGCCGGTTCGTGTCCGCATGCCCGCATGCCCCCGTGGAGTCACGATGA
- a CDS encoding N-acetylglucosamine kinase: MSGAPAVRIGVDLGQGGCRALARHDGRSGHGRTPGFWSGQPAARVADAVGAALADLGPVPDGPVAVGLGMTGLNGQSPPVDDLRARLRERGLRGTLDVADDSVTAYLGALGPVPGAVVAAGTGVVVLAAAPDGRTARVDGWGAALGDRGSGHWIGRTALRLALRQRDRDRAGALLDATVAAFGPVETLPARWRERPPTPERLAGFAGTVAELARAGDPDSRSVWRRAGVLLADSAVAALRQAGLAGADVPVAGTGGVFAAADLLLPTFTRALRVGAPCARPVGAAADPLAGALALCAGPAGRTLFTGLVVHCDIEERAGKR, translated from the coding sequence GTGAGCGGCGCACCGGCCGTCCGGATCGGCGTCGACCTGGGGCAGGGCGGTTGCCGTGCCCTCGCCCGCCACGACGGGCGCAGTGGCCATGGCCGTACCCCCGGGTTCTGGTCGGGACAGCCCGCCGCACGGGTGGCCGACGCGGTCGGTGCGGCCCTGGCCGACCTCGGTCCGGTGCCCGACGGCCCGGTCGCGGTCGGGCTCGGCATGACCGGGCTCAACGGCCAGTCACCCCCGGTCGACGACCTCCGCGCCCGGCTCCGGGAGCGGGGACTGCGCGGGACGTTGGACGTCGCCGACGACAGCGTCACCGCCTACCTCGGCGCCCTCGGACCGGTGCCCGGCGCGGTGGTCGCGGCCGGCACCGGTGTGGTGGTGCTGGCCGCCGCGCCCGACGGGCGGACCGCCCGGGTCGACGGCTGGGGCGCCGCCCTGGGCGACCGGGGCTCCGGCCACTGGATCGGGCGGACCGCGCTCCGGTTGGCCCTGCGGCAACGGGACCGGGACCGCGCGGGAGCGCTGCTCGACGCGACCGTGGCCGCCTTCGGTCCGGTGGAGACCCTGCCGGCCCGCTGGCGGGAGCGCCCGCCCACCCCCGAGCGGCTCGCCGGGTTCGCCGGCACCGTGGCGGAGCTGGCCCGGGCCGGCGACCCGGACTCCCGGTCGGTCTGGCGGCGGGCCGGCGTGCTGCTGGCCGACTCGGCGGTGGCCGCGCTGCGCCAGGCCGGTCTGGCCGGCGCGGACGTGCCGGTGGCCGGAACCGGTGGCGTGTTCGCCGCCGCCGATCTGCTGCTGCCGACCTTCACCCGCGCGTTGCGCGTCGGAGCGCCGTGCGCCCGTCCGGTCGGCGCGGCGGCCGACCCGCTCGCGGGTGCCCTGGCGCTCTGCGCCGGCCCCGCCGGGCGGACGCTGTTCACCGGACTGGTCGTCCACTGTGATATCGAGGAAAGGGCAGGAAAGCGATGA
- a CDS encoding ABC transporter ATP-binding protein, protein MSVPQTRLEVRQLRVAYPGGRRGLLHKAPPIGAVESLDLTVTTGRTLGLVGESGCGKSSLARTIVGLRRPSGGEIWYGGERIDTADTTRRRRLTREIQMVYQDPYSSLNPRKTVDFIVSEGWRAHRGLLPRDRWAERTAELLARVGLAAELGGRYPHQLSGGQRQRVGIARALALSPRIVVCDEPVSALDVSVQAQTLNLLADLRDDLGLGYLFIAHDLSVVRHVSDDVAVMYLGRIVETGPAATVYDEPAHPYTRALISAAPVPRPWAGPPTERTVLRGEVPSPAAPPSGCRFRTRCPLAQPYCAEAVPELRSVAGRKVACHFAEASLAGRTDVAPEPPR, encoded by the coding sequence GTGTCCGTACCCCAGACGCGGCTTGAGGTCCGGCAACTGCGGGTCGCCTACCCCGGCGGCCGGCGCGGGCTGCTGCACAAGGCCCCGCCGATCGGTGCCGTCGAGAGCCTCGACCTGACCGTGACCACCGGCCGCACCCTGGGGCTGGTCGGGGAGTCCGGCTGCGGGAAGTCCAGCCTGGCCCGCACGATCGTCGGCCTGCGTCGCCCCAGCGGCGGCGAGATCTGGTACGGCGGTGAACGCATCGACACTGCCGACACGACGCGGCGTCGCCGCCTCACCCGCGAGATCCAGATGGTCTACCAGGACCCGTACTCCTCGCTGAACCCCCGCAAGACGGTCGACTTCATCGTCAGCGAGGGCTGGCGGGCCCACCGGGGGCTGCTGCCCCGTGACCGGTGGGCCGAGCGCACGGCCGAACTCCTCGCCCGGGTGGGCCTCGCCGCCGAGCTGGGCGGCCGCTACCCGCACCAGCTCTCCGGCGGCCAGCGGCAACGGGTCGGCATCGCCCGGGCCCTGGCCCTGTCGCCGCGGATCGTGGTCTGCGACGAGCCGGTCAGCGCGCTGGACGTCTCGGTCCAGGCACAGACGCTCAACCTCCTGGCCGACCTCCGCGACGACCTCGGGCTGGGTTACCTGTTCATCGCGCACGACCTGTCGGTGGTGCGCCACGTCAGCGACGACGTCGCGGTGATGTACCTGGGGCGGATCGTGGAGACCGGACCGGCCGCCACCGTCTACGACGAACCGGCCCACCCGTACACCCGGGCGCTGATCTCGGCGGCCCCGGTGCCGCGCCCCTGGGCCGGCCCACCGACCGAACGCACCGTGCTGCGCGGAGAGGTGCCCTCACCGGCCGCCCCGCCGTCGGGATGCCGGTTCCGCACCCGGTGCCCGCTCGCCCAGCCGTACTGCGCCGAGGCCGTCCCCGAGCTGCGATCGGTCGCCGGACGGAAGGTCGCGTGCCATTTCGCCGAGGCGAGTCTGGCCGGTCGGACGGACGTCGCGCCGGAGCCGCCGCGGTGA